The Aquificaceae bacterium genome includes a region encoding these proteins:
- the fabG gene encoding 3-oxoacyl-[acyl-carrier-protein] reductase gives MFCVDLSGKRALVTGSTRGIGRSIAEFLARAGAKVVITGRDELRAEEVARQIGESNGVEAFGIAMNMADETSVREAYARVEERWGGVDILVNNAGITRDKLFLRMSLKDWEEVIRTNLTGTFLITSLATKAMLKNRWGRVINISSVVGFTGNPGQVNYASTKSALLGFTKSLAKELASRNITVNAVAPGFIETDMTAVLSEDIRKNYLKNIPLGRFGKPEDVAGVVLFLCSEHAGYITGEVLHVNGGMY, from the coding sequence CCTTGTAACAGGGTCCACAAGGGGCATTGGAAGGTCAATAGCTGAGTTTCTTGCAAGGGCGGGTGCAAAGGTAGTTATAACTGGAAGGGATGAGCTGAGGGCTGAAGAAGTGGCAAGGCAGATAGGAGAAAGCAACGGTGTTGAGGCTTTTGGAATTGCCATGAACATGGCAGATGAAACTTCAGTAAGAGAAGCTTATGCAAGAGTTGAGGAAAGGTGGGGAGGTGTGGACATACTGGTGAACAACGCAGGCATAACCAGGGATAAGCTTTTTCTGAGAATGTCCCTCAAGGACTGGGAAGAGGTAATAAGGACAAACCTTACCGGCACTTTTCTGATAACATCCCTCGCCACAAAGGCTATGTTAAAAAACCGCTGGGGAAGGGTCATAAACATATCCTCCGTTGTGGGCTTTACGGGCAATCCAGGACAGGTAAACTACGCCTCTACAAAATCTGCCCTACTTGGCTTTACCAAAAGCCTTGCCAAAGAGCTGGCAAGTAGAAACATTACAGTTAACGCAGTGGCACCGGGCTTTATTGAAACAGACATGACCGCCGTGCTCTCAGAAGATATAAGGAAGAACTATTTAAAAAACATACCTCTGGGAAGGTTTGGAAAGCCAGAGGATGTGGCGGGTGTGGTCCTATTCCTGTGCTCGGAGCATGCCGGCTACATAACGGGTGAAGTGCTCCATGTAAACGGTGGAATGTATTAA